One Phaseolus vulgaris cultivar G19833 chromosome 11, P. vulgaris v2.0, whole genome shotgun sequence genomic window carries:
- the LOC137838488 gene encoding uncharacterized protein yields MAMDWFISLPNGHITSFQQLSQLFREQYLANRAPPPVSYDLFDVKQYQGETLKEYINRFGAQVVRVGTSEEPMIVYAFRKGVCPGPFCESIIRNRPRTFAEIRRRAVEHITSEGEVCEKRTSVVPSRSRTQTRAQPVRVNETTTGRKKPEGRRPYETRKPQPRGPVGGDRPARERARPARYNFVVELKDLIAVPNIAERLRRPAKTDKVLGPRKDSWCEVSGHHIDNCLSLGYQLDELVRSGFLKDYVAEPATTATLPAPAEEQAHEMPVLDEAHTIAGGFSGGGPIASQRKKYARGVNSIEERISGDPWESDLVFTRANLQDVVPHDNDPVVISVITKGRKVHRVLVDQGSSADVMFWSTFNKLRLSPDLLRPYTGCLYGFADNQVEVRVYLELRTTLTDGTASRTESIRYLVVNANSAYNILLGRLALNRLNAVASTCHMKMKLPDLSGKVIAIKSDQEEARKCYENSLKMKRGVCMVFERPPSADTAMEIEPLIEATPTESTPGEATPVRATPEADAHMEEGPDNTSPVEESTPGKHYRATTLKENSREPAGSQRGGEADWRQNV; encoded by the coding sequence atggcaatggattggttcatcagccttccaaacggccatatcacctcctttcaGCAGTTGTCGCAGTTGTTTAGAGAGCAGTACTTGGCGAACAGGGCTCCGCCGCCAGtttcctacgacctgtttgatgtaaaacagtatcaaggggagaccttgaaggaatacatcaaccgtTTCGGGGCCCAAGTAGTAAGAGTTGGTACttcagaggagcctatgatcgtgtacgcattcagaaAAGGCGTATGTCCCGGCCCTTTTTGCGAATCCATTattcgcaatcgccctaggaccttcgctgaaatacggcgtcgggcggtggaaCATATCACCTCCGAGGGtgaggtgtgtgagaagcgcaccagcgtcgtaccctcacgctcGAGAACGCAGACGcgggctcaacccgtcagggtcaacgagaccacgacagggagaaagaagccagaggggagacgcccctatgagaccAGAAAACCCCAGCCCAGGGGTCCAGTAGGAGGGGATCGCCCGGCCAGGGAAAGGGCAAGGCCagcgaggtacaactttgtggtggaattgaaggaTCTGATTGCCGTGCCCAATATAGCTGAAAGGTTGAGGCGACCagcgaagactgacaaggtgttagggcctcgcaaagactcttggtgcgaggtTTCCGGTCATCACATcgataactgcctgtcgctgggttaccagctagatgagttggtgagaagcgggtttctaaaggattatgtcgcagagcccGCCACGACCGCGACCCTGCCAGCACCAGCGGAAGAGcaagcacacgagatgcctgtcctCGACGAAGCCCATACCATTGCTGGTGGCTTTTCCGGCGGAGGGCCCATTGCCTCCCaacgaaagaaatacgcgaggggggtcaactcaatcgaagaaagaatctcaggtgatccgtgggagtcagacctcgtgttcacgagggcgAATCTGCAAGATGTTgtgccgcacgacaacgaccccgtggtcatttcagttATCACGAAGGgcagaaaggtgcacagggttcttgtcgaccaaggaagctctgcagatgtcatgttctggtcgacattcaacaagttgcggttgtctcccgaccttttgagaccctacacagggtgcttatatgggtttgcTGACAACCAAGTGGAAGTACGAGTCTACTTGGAATTGAGGACAACGCTTACAGATGGAacggcctcgcgtaccgaaagcatccggtacttggtcgtaaacgccaattctgcctacaacatcttgttgggcagactggcgttgaacaggctgaacgcagtagcctccacgtgccatatgaagatgaagctgccggatctCAGTGGCAAAGTGATtgccatcaagtcagatcaggaggaagcgcggaaatgttatgagaatagccttaAAATGAAGAGAGGCGTGTGCATGGTGTTCGAGCGTCCGCCAAGTGCAGACACGGCGATGGAGATAGAGCCcttgattgaggcgacgcccacGGAGTCAACGCCCGGCGAGGCCACACCCGtgagggcgacgcccgaagcagaCGCGCATATGGAGGAGGGGCCTGACAACACATCGCCCGTAGAAGAGTCGACGCCCGGAAAGCACTACCGGGCGACGACTCTCAAGGAAAATAGCAGGGAACCAGCTGGCAGCCAACGTGGTGGAGAGgcagattggcggcaaaacgtttaa